The nucleotide window GGTGCAGCCGATCGCCAGACGGAATATCGACGATCAGACCTCCTGCCGTCGCAGGTGTTGAAGTTCGAAGGCGCACGACCGCGACGCGACGACGGTTCGCGCCGCTGCGGTCGGTCAGCGCAAGCCTTGCTTAGCGCTCGGCGTCGGTCTCGTCACCGTCTTCTTCATAGCCGCGCTCGGATGGCCCCATCACGATCTCGTTGCGCAACGCTTCGAACCGGCGACGCGTCTCGGCGTCGCGAGCCTCGATCAAGCCGATCGCCTCGCGGCGCGACAGCGGGCCGGTGGTGATCGGATGGACGCTGGCGCCGATGGTCTCGTCGACGAAATAGCCGCGCTCGTCCCGCCGCATCCGCCACTTGAACCGGAGGGCATCCAGCGGACCCGGCCCTTCGCGGGTGTAGCGCTCGAGATCGTCGTCACCGTCGTCGTCGCCCGCGGAGACGACCTGCTCGGGCTCGTTTGCCGGATTGACTGCCGGTTCGTCCGCCGGCTCGGCATCGGACTCCTGCTCGGCCCAATCCGCATCGGGGGTCGCTTCGGACTCAACAGGCTCGTCGTGACGCGTGTCGGCATCGGACGGCGGCTGGACGGAGGACGATCCCTCCTCCGGCACCGCTTCGTCTCGCGCCTCCGCCTTGGCGTCGGGCTTTTCGAAGATGCTCGCGATCGCCGCGAGCGCTTCATCGGTTGGGTCGTTGGCAGTCAATACAAGGCTCCCCCAGCTCCGACCCGAAGAACCTCTCCGGGCCGAGCACGTCAACGCCGACAATGGTCGCTGGTTTCTATTTTGTGTGGCTATGTCGAGGCGCAAACCGGCGGACGCCGATTTTTCCACGGGCGTTCGCGTTCGAGCTGCGCAGCGAGACGCAAGAGCGTCGCTTCATCGCCGAACCGGCCGGCGAACATCATGCCGATCGGCAACCCGCCCGCACTCCAGGCCAGCGGCACCGACATTGCCGGCTGCCCGGACATGTTGGCAAGGCTGGTCCCCGGAATATACCGGCGAAGCGTCGGGCTGATCCCTGACAGATCCCGCGCCATGGTGTCGATCTCGCCGATCCGGAGCGGCAACGCGCACAGCGTCGGCGACAGAAACACGTCGACGCTCGCGAAGAACTCCGCCAGCGCCCGCGAGATCTGAAACGCGATCAGCTCGGCGGCGCAGTAATCGACGCCATTCGCCTTGCGCGCATTGGCGGCGGACGCCAGCGTCAGCACTTCGAAGTCGCGTTCGGTCATCGGCCGGCCGAAGGTCTGCTCGGCGAGCCGCACCGCAAGACCGGTGTTGCAGGCGACGATGGTGGCGATCACCTCCGCCGGATCAGCCGGCAGCACCGGCGCGCGCTCCTCGACATGATGGCCGAGGCCTTCGAGCAGCTTGGCCGTATCACGCACCGCTGCGGCGATTTCGGGATCGATCGGATCACCATAGGTCGAGCGATCGCTGAACGCGATCCGCAACCGTCCCGGCTCGCGGCCGACTTCGTCCGCGAACGGCCGCTCCGGCGGCGGCGCGACGTAAGGGCTCGACGGCTCGGGGCCGTGCAATGCGTCCAGCATCGCGGCGCTGTCGCGCACGCTGATACTCACCACATGGCCGCAGGCGAAGCCGCCCCAGCCGGCGCCGCGGTCCGGCCCGATCGGATTGCGCGCCCGGGTCGGCTTCAGACCGAACACGCCGCAAGCCGAGGCCGGAATCCGGATCGAGCCGCCGCCGTCGCTGGCATGCGCCACCGGCAGGATCCGCGCGGCGACTGCCGCCGCAGCGCCGCCCGACGAGCCGCCGGAGGAGTGATCAATATTCCACGGATTGCGGGTCGGCCCGTGCAGCCGCGACTCGGTGGTCGGCATCAGACCGAGTTCCGGGCTGGCACTCTTGCCGAACACGGTGACGCCGGCATTCAGAAAGCGCTGCGCCAGCGTGCCGGTGTGCGGCGCGACGAAGTCCTTGTAGAGACTGGCGCCGAAGGTGGTGCGGGTGCCGGCGATCAGATCGAGATCCTTCAATAAAAACGGCACGCCCTTGAACGGGCCGTCCGGCAGACCGGCTTCGACCTGCTTGCGCGCGTAGTCGTCGTGGCGGACGACGACCGCATTCAGCCTGGGATCGACCGCCTCGGTGCGCGCAATCGCCTCGTCGAGCAATTCGGCCGCCGTGACCTGCTTGCTCCGCACCAGCTCGGCGAGGCCGACACCGTCGTAATCGCCGTACTCCTTGAACGCCATGATGGGCCTCTCCCCGAATCTTGTTTTGGTGATGATGCAATGATGTTTGAGGCGTCATTACGAGC belongs to Rhodopseudomonas palustris and includes:
- a CDS encoding amidase, with translation MAFKEYGDYDGVGLAELVRSKQVTAAELLDEAIARTEAVDPRLNAVVVRHDDYARKQVEAGLPDGPFKGVPFLLKDLDLIAGTRTTFGASLYKDFVAPHTGTLAQRFLNAGVTVFGKSASPELGLMPTTESRLHGPTRNPWNIDHSSGGSSGGAAAAVAARILPVAHASDGGGSIRIPASACGVFGLKPTRARNPIGPDRGAGWGGFACGHVVSISVRDSAAMLDALHGPEPSSPYVAPPPERPFADEVGREPGRLRIAFSDRSTYGDPIDPEIAAAVRDTAKLLEGLGHHVEERAPVLPADPAEVIATIVACNTGLAVRLAEQTFGRPMTERDFEVLTLASAANARKANGVDYCAAELIAFQISRALAEFFASVDVFLSPTLCALPLRIGEIDTMARDLSGISPTLRRYIPGTSLANMSGQPAMSVPLAWSAGGLPIGMMFAGRFGDEATLLRLAAQLERERPWKNRRPPVCAST